In the genome of Pseudodesulfovibrio senegalensis, one region contains:
- a CDS encoding class I SAM-dependent methyltransferase: MDDLQLQLLIDLHISNFRQGPGGENETRQALKLAGVDNSRPLKVADIGCGTGASTLQLAKELDAEIIAVDFLPEFLEELQARAKKQLGSSADMITTMNCSMDALPFADEEFDLIWSEGAIYNMGFEAGVSAWKRFLKPGGKLVISEITWLTAERPFELQSHWDAEYPEISVASAKMEILERHGYSPEGYFYLPPRCWIDNYYRPIREGLDAFLDRNGTSALAKEIVECEKAEMALYDKFQDYYSYGVYIAKKI; the protein is encoded by the coding sequence ATGGACGATTTGCAATTACAGCTTCTGATTGACCTGCATATATCAAATTTCAGGCAAGGCCCGGGGGGCGAAAACGAGACAAGGCAGGCTCTGAAGCTGGCCGGGGTCGACAACTCGCGCCCACTCAAGGTTGCGGATATAGGTTGCGGCACAGGCGCTTCGACCCTGCAACTTGCCAAGGAATTGGATGCCGAAATTATCGCCGTGGACTTCCTGCCTGAGTTCCTTGAGGAACTTCAGGCCAGAGCAAAAAAACAGCTGGGAAGCTCGGCGGATATGATCACCACCATGAATTGCTCCATGGATGCATTGCCGTTTGCCGATGAAGAGTTTGATCTCATCTGGTCGGAGGGGGCGATTTACAACATGGGCTTTGAGGCCGGAGTGTCGGCGTGGAAGCGGTTTCTGAAGCCGGGAGGCAAACTCGTCATTTCGGAAATCACGTGGTTGACGGCCGAACGCCCGTTCGAACTTCAGTCTCACTGGGATGCTGAGTATCCGGAAATCAGTGTTGCTTCAGCGAAGATGGAAATTCTGGAACGCCATGGCTACAGCCCTGAAGGCTACTTCTACCTGCCTCCCCGTTGCTGGATCGATAATTACTATCGTCCCATACGGGAGGGGTTGGACGCGTTTCTGGATCGAAATGGGACGAGTGCCTTGGCCAAGGAGATTGTCGAATGTGAAAAGGCCGAAATGGCGCTTTATGACAAGTTTCAGGATTATTATAGTTATGGCGTGTATATAGCCAAAAAGATCTAG
- the tmcD gene encoding electron transfer complex subunit TmcD gives MQNTNGWNWEPGRRKETFSDCEQGSEWLEEWHVSPDGEKVACVACTAPAEFAMCVNGKLGETVYEKIICPRFDQDGKLAAYVSQDMEWFVYVDGETWEEGYGFAWDLKSAGGHVATAVQQDMRYGMAVDGKLWDNLFENGNNFCLSPDGSRTAAAVQVEPMGQAEIYKFQDGVFSLAVDGEAIGDLVMNVYNPTFSPDSKSVACEVRTSLYEYSIAVDGKKWGTSYNGVWAPAFNPVSGAVVAPVRIGGKWGLAENNNIIWQPKYTQLWKQRFTAQGDIWAVCSPSYGEFTLVKNDAPWSVSAAVVYDVAVSPDGQRAAAVARGHDRRYKVMIDNKFWPGSFEMIWRPVFSADSANCAARVDMGSKQTIMVNGKAFGEEFDQCFEPAFSPDSSKVLIKARNGKEYIRIVADVSEFK, from the coding sequence ATGCAGAACACCAATGGCTGGAATTGGGAGCCGGGCCGCAGGAAGGAGACCTTCTCCGACTGTGAGCAGGGTTCCGAGTGGCTGGAAGAGTGGCACGTGAGCCCGGACGGCGAAAAGGTGGCATGTGTCGCCTGTACCGCGCCCGCGGAATTCGCAATGTGTGTCAACGGAAAGCTCGGCGAAACCGTTTACGAAAAAATCATTTGCCCGCGGTTTGACCAGGACGGCAAGCTGGCTGCTTACGTGTCTCAGGACATGGAGTGGTTCGTGTACGTCGATGGTGAAACATGGGAAGAGGGATACGGTTTTGCCTGGGATCTGAAGAGCGCTGGCGGTCATGTGGCCACTGCCGTGCAGCAGGACATGCGCTATGGCATGGCCGTGGACGGCAAGCTCTGGGACAATCTTTTCGAAAACGGCAACAACTTCTGTCTCAGCCCTGATGGCTCGCGCACTGCCGCCGCCGTTCAGGTGGAGCCCATGGGGCAGGCCGAGATATACAAGTTTCAGGACGGCGTGTTCAGCCTGGCCGTGGATGGCGAAGCCATCGGCGATTTGGTCATGAACGTGTACAATCCGACCTTCAGCCCGGATTCCAAGAGCGTGGCCTGCGAGGTGCGCACTTCCCTGTACGAATACTCCATTGCCGTGGACGGCAAGAAATGGGGCACTTCGTACAACGGCGTGTGGGCTCCGGCCTTCAATCCGGTTTCCGGCGCCGTGGTCGCTCCTGTCCGCATTGGCGGCAAGTGGGGCCTGGCCGAAAACAACAACATCATCTGGCAGCCCAAGTACACCCAGCTCTGGAAGCAACGCTTCACTGCGCAGGGCGACATCTGGGCCGTGTGTTCCCCGAGCTACGGCGAGTTCACCCTGGTCAAGAACGATGCTCCGTGGAGCGTGAGCGCCGCCGTTGTCTACGATGTGGCCGTGAGTCCGGATGGACAGCGCGCCGCCGCCGTGGCCCGTGGCCACGACCGCCGCTACAAGGTCATGATTGACAACAAGTTCTGGCCCGGCAGCTTCGAGATGATCTGGCGTCCGGTGTTCAGCGCGGACAGCGCCAACTGCGCTGCTCGCGTGGACATGGGTTCCAAGCAGACAATCATGGTCAATGGCAAGGCATTCGGCGAAGAATTCGACCAGTGCTTTGAACCTGCCTTCAGCCCGGACAGCTCCAAGGTGCTGATCAAGGCTCGCAACGGCAAGGAATACATTCGCATCGTCGCTGACGTCAGCGAATTCAAATAA